From the Oleiphilus messinensis genome, one window contains:
- the rlmN gene encoding 23S rRNA (adenine(2503)-C(2))-methyltransferase RlmN: MQEQIEKVNLLGMSRSKMEAFFLSHGEKKFRATQVIQWIHQHGVSDFDHMTNISKGLREKLKEIAEIRFPEVIYHDVSADGTKKWVMRLDGGSSIETVLIPEGQRGTLCVSSQIGCALDCSFCSTGKQGFNRNLTSAEVIGQVWVALRSFGEYNPGKEKPITNVVMMGMGEPLLNFDNVVDAMSIMMDDFAYGISKRRLTLSTSGVVPALDQLGDVTDVSLAISLHAPTDDLRDELVPVNKKYPIKELLAACQRYLDKLSDRRKITIEYTLIKGVNDRIEHANKLTHLLKDLPCKINLIPFNPFPNSGYQKPSRMEVETFQNILASAGYVTTVRSTRGDDIDAACGQLVGRVEDRTRRSSRYIKMVNVTDGADEKAGLVQP; this comes from the coding sequence GTGCAAGAGCAAATTGAAAAGGTGAATCTGTTAGGGATGTCCCGTTCCAAGATGGAGGCGTTTTTTCTATCCCACGGTGAAAAGAAGTTCAGGGCAACTCAGGTGATACAGTGGATTCACCAGCATGGTGTGTCCGACTTTGACCATATGACCAACATCAGTAAAGGGTTGCGCGAGAAGTTGAAGGAAATCGCAGAGATTCGGTTTCCGGAAGTAATCTACCACGATGTTTCTGCTGATGGCACTAAAAAGTGGGTTATGCGGCTCGATGGTGGCAGTAGCATCGAAACCGTTTTGATTCCCGAGGGGCAAAGAGGAACGCTTTGTGTTTCGTCTCAGATTGGTTGTGCATTGGATTGCAGTTTCTGTTCTACCGGGAAGCAAGGGTTTAATCGTAACCTTACCTCTGCGGAGGTGATTGGTCAGGTTTGGGTAGCACTTCGGTCATTCGGAGAATACAACCCGGGGAAAGAAAAGCCCATTACCAATGTGGTCATGATGGGAATGGGGGAGCCGCTTCTGAATTTTGACAATGTTGTTGATGCCATGAGTATTATGATGGATGACTTTGCCTATGGTATCTCCAAGCGCCGCCTTACATTGAGTACCTCTGGCGTTGTGCCTGCCCTGGATCAGCTGGGAGATGTTACCGATGTATCGCTGGCAATTTCTTTGCATGCCCCAACCGATGATCTTCGTGATGAGTTGGTCCCGGTTAACAAAAAATATCCGATCAAAGAGCTTCTGGCAGCTTGCCAGAGATATCTTGATAAGCTGAGTGATCGTCGCAAGATTACCATTGAGTATACGTTAATTAAAGGCGTTAACGACCGTATTGAACACGCGAATAAATTAACACACCTTCTGAAAGATTTGCCTTGTAAAATCAATTTGATACCCTTTAATCCGTTCCCGAACAGTGGTTATCAGAAACCGTCCAGGATGGAAGTGGAGACGTTTCAGAATATACTGGCCAGTGCGGGCTATGTCACCACCGTTCGAAGCACGCGCGGTGATGATATTGACGCCGCCTGTGGCCAGCTGGTTGGACGTGTGGAGGACAGAACCCGTCGCAGCAGTCGTTATATTAAAATGGTGAACGTTACTGATGGTGCTGACGAAAAAGCAGGGCTGGTGCAACCTTAA
- the pilW gene encoding type IV pilus biogenesis/stability protein PilW: MNCKNRSDNMGLEKNVFLKRARLLVLTLVFAFISGCVSHTESPFTRKQDKEEALTSYIQLGLAYIERGDLVRARKHLNRALELDSESSGAHAALGLVLQREGEYRLAEEQFKKSLDNEPGFTRGRTYYAAFLYSQQRYQQAYDQFAIASEDTGFVSRDRVFSNMAQCALKLERADLAIAAYEKSLSLGAQDTAIFLQVAELLVQEGRFNEAQRYYNRFLNLVRTSPATHSAQSLSLGIQLAEHFQDAAAEKSYSGILRDLYADSLEYQQYRDRNDNE; the protein is encoded by the coding sequence ATGAATTGTAAAAATCGTTCAGACAATATGGGGTTGGAAAAAAACGTTTTTCTCAAGCGCGCGCGGCTGTTAGTGTTGACGCTCGTCTTTGCTTTTATCTCTGGATGCGTGAGTCACACGGAAAGTCCGTTTACAAGAAAACAGGATAAAGAAGAAGCATTAACTTCGTACATACAGTTGGGGCTTGCTTATATTGAGCGTGGCGATTTGGTTCGGGCGAGAAAGCATTTAAATCGTGCGCTGGAGCTCGACAGTGAAAGTTCCGGAGCGCATGCTGCACTCGGTTTAGTGCTTCAGAGGGAAGGTGAGTACAGGCTGGCTGAAGAGCAATTTAAAAAGAGCCTTGATAATGAGCCTGGTTTTACTCGCGGCCGTACCTATTATGCTGCTTTTTTGTACTCCCAGCAGCGTTATCAACAAGCTTATGACCAGTTTGCAATTGCTTCCGAAGATACCGGTTTCGTATCCCGTGATCGAGTTTTCAGTAATATGGCCCAGTGTGCGCTAAAGTTAGAAAGGGCGGACCTGGCAATTGCAGCTTACGAAAAGTCGCTAAGCCTGGGGGCCCAGGACACTGCGATTTTTTTGCAGGTCGCCGAGTTACTCGTTCAGGAAGGACGTTTTAACGAGGCGCAACGATACTATAATCGTTTCTTGAATCTGGTGCGCACGTCACCGGCAACTCATTCTGCCCAGTCTCTGAGTTTGGGGATCCAGTTGGCAGAGCATTTCCAGGATGCCGCAGCTGAAAAAAGTTATTCCGGCATCCTCAGGGACCTTTATGCAGACTCACTTGAGTATCAACAGTATAGGGATCGAAACGACAATGAATGA
- a CDS encoding RodZ domain-containing protein — protein MNDQVEEHSGPEHDVGSRLRTAREARGLSVHETAEELHLRPSIVSAIEKNTFDLVPGELFLKGYVKAYARLVKLPENEVVAQLEGLLESRKQDLVGELGKKQRRPRSHNPAIFVAVILMVCGGVFWLYSKGVISINPGAFTGESDLDEQRVEVSPKIVPIHSDTTGNVEAPNVAVSGLEAEIENGEVETKTGGTRPDSDIDVTSSDDEVLGMDQNEPIGAGVVNSDTVRPTSESNPSPVQEDAPGNVVVKTQTVKTKTAKVDTVVSTDHSEASDVENSTENPRNESVAEPVAEVPVAEVPVAAGSVAESPVIAVTGIGRLVAQFSADCWIQVKNGKGRTVIAALKRDGDSIDYKGSLPFTVVIGAASAVDSMYFNGAEIDFTNYRVWNNRVQFVVGE, from the coding sequence ATGAATGATCAGGTCGAAGAGCATTCCGGACCGGAACACGATGTAGGATCGCGTTTAAGAACAGCGCGAGAAGCTCGGGGCTTGTCTGTTCATGAGACCGCAGAGGAGCTGCACCTTAGGCCTTCCATTGTCAGTGCGATTGAAAAAAATACGTTTGATCTGGTACCCGGTGAGTTGTTCCTTAAGGGTTATGTCAAGGCATATGCGAGATTGGTGAAGCTTCCGGAAAACGAAGTGGTCGCACAACTCGAAGGGTTGTTGGAAAGCCGTAAGCAGGATCTGGTAGGGGAGCTTGGCAAAAAGCAGCGCAGACCTCGATCTCACAACCCGGCAATATTCGTTGCTGTGATCCTGATGGTTTGCGGTGGTGTGTTCTGGCTCTATTCCAAGGGTGTTATCAGTATCAATCCTGGTGCGTTTACAGGTGAGTCTGACCTCGATGAGCAACGCGTTGAAGTTTCCCCGAAAATTGTACCCATCCATTCCGATACGACAGGAAATGTTGAAGCTCCGAATGTCGCTGTATCCGGGTTGGAAGCGGAAATAGAAAATGGGGAGGTGGAAACAAAAACAGGGGGAACTCGTCCTGATTCAGATATCGATGTTACGTCTTCCGATGATGAAGTGCTTGGTATGGATCAAAATGAACCGATTGGAGCTGGAGTAGTTAACTCTGATACAGTGCGGCCCACATCGGAATCAAATCCTTCTCCAGTTCAAGAAGATGCACCGGGTAATGTCGTTGTTAAGACTCAGACAGTTAAGACTAAGACAGCTAAGGTCGATACAGTTGTTTCGACAGATCATTCGGAAGCTTCGGACGTAGAGAATTCAACCGAAAATCCGCGAAATGAATCTGTAGCTGAGCCAGTTGCTGAAGTTCCTGTTGCTGAAGTCCCTGTTGCTGCAGGCTCCGTTGCGGAGTCCCCCGTCATAGCGGTTACCGGGATTGGTCGATTGGTTGCCCAGTTTTCAGCTGATTGCTGGATTCAGGTGAAAAATGGCAAAGGTCGCACTGTTATTGCCGCGTTGAAGCGTGATGGGGATTCGATCGACTACAAGGGGAGCCTGCCTTTCACTGTGGTAATCGGTGCTGCATCTGCGGTGGATAGCATGTATTTCAATGGAGCTGAGATCGATTTCACCAATTATCGAGTCTGGAATAACCGGGTTCAGTTCGTGGTCGGTGAGTAG
- the ispG gene encoding flavodoxin-dependent (E)-4-hydroxy-3-methylbut-2-enyl-diphosphate synthase yields MFMESPIKRRKSRQIMVGNVPVGGDAPIAVQSMTNTETCDVSATVGQIERLQNAGADIVRVSVPSLDAAEAFREIKQKTSVPLVADIHFDYKIALKVAEYGVDCLRINPGNIGREDRVAAVIDAAKYHNIPIRIGVNAGSLEKDLQKKYGEPTPAALVESAMRHIDILNRHNFDNFKISLKASDVFMTVAAYRQIANQIDQPLHLGITEAGGFRSGAVKSAVGLGILLMDGIGDTIRISLAADPVEEVKVGYDLLKSLRLRTKGINFIACPSCSRQNFDVVNTMNELEGRLEDINTPLDVAIIGCVVNGPGEAKEADLGLTGGTPNNLVYVSGVPDHKLNNETLVDDLERLIRDKVLEKEKNQEAIIARS; encoded by the coding sequence ATGTTTATGGAATCCCCGATCAAAAGGCGTAAAAGCCGGCAGATTATGGTGGGAAATGTGCCTGTAGGGGGAGACGCTCCTATTGCTGTACAAAGTATGACGAATACTGAGACTTGTGATGTTTCTGCAACAGTCGGTCAAATAGAACGATTGCAAAATGCCGGAGCAGATATTGTCAGAGTTTCTGTTCCGAGCCTTGATGCCGCTGAAGCATTTCGGGAAATCAAACAAAAAACCAGTGTCCCACTGGTTGCGGATATTCATTTCGATTACAAAATAGCGCTAAAAGTAGCGGAATATGGGGTGGATTGTTTACGTATAAACCCTGGAAATATTGGGCGCGAAGACCGAGTCGCGGCCGTGATCGATGCTGCCAAGTACCATAATATCCCTATCAGAATTGGCGTAAATGCAGGCTCTTTAGAGAAAGATCTGCAAAAGAAGTACGGCGAGCCAACACCCGCTGCGCTGGTCGAATCCGCTATGCGTCATATCGATATACTGAATCGTCATAATTTCGATAATTTCAAAATAAGTTTAAAAGCATCTGATGTATTTATGACGGTCGCTGCCTATCGACAAATCGCAAATCAGATTGATCAACCCTTGCATTTGGGTATCACTGAAGCCGGCGGATTCAGGTCTGGTGCGGTAAAGTCGGCTGTTGGGCTTGGGATTCTGTTAATGGACGGTATTGGTGATACGATCCGGATATCCTTGGCGGCTGATCCTGTAGAGGAAGTGAAAGTTGGTTATGATTTGCTCAAAAGCCTTCGGTTGCGTACGAAAGGGATCAATTTTATCGCATGTCCCAGTTGTTCGCGGCAGAATTTTGATGTAGTGAACACAATGAATGAGCTCGAAGGCCGGCTGGAGGATATTAATACACCTCTTGATGTGGCGATTATAGGTTGTGTTGTAAACGGTCCCGGCGAAGCCAAAGAGGCGGATTTGGGATTAACCGGCGGGACTCCGAATAATCTGGTTTATGTATCTGGAGTGCCCGATCACAAACTGAATAATGAAACCCTGGTAGATGATCTTGAGAGATTGATCCGGGACAAGGTGCTTGAAAAGGAAAAAAATCAAGAAGCCATAATTGCCCGAAGTTAG
- the hisS gene encoding histidine--tRNA ligase — protein MNDILPEQTPAWQYLEAQVFDVLQSYGYHEIRMPILEQTELFKRSIGEVTDIVEKEMYTFNDRNGDSLTLRPEGTAGCVRAGEENGLLYNQTQKLWYKGPMFRHEKPQKGRYRQFHQIGVECFGFVGPDIDAELICLTARLWKALGLMDDVELQINTLGNSESRAAFRKDLVAYLSQYRDQLDEDSQRRLETNPLRILDSKNQETQKILREAPEFHDYLDTESKEHFSQLCAYLDAVGIQYVVNPLLVRGLDYYCKTVFEWVTTKLGSQGTVCAGGRYDGLVEQLGGKATPAVGFAMGIERLVLMLETLEKIPESVNSAPDVYIVANGEGASTYSLKVAEQLRTDIPNAVIVGNSGGGSFKSQFKKADKSGARFALVIGESEVQGQSVVLKHLRSEDEPQRTLILNELSTEIMSLLND, from the coding sequence ATGAACGATATTTTGCCTGAGCAGACTCCTGCATGGCAGTATTTGGAAGCTCAGGTATTTGATGTACTGCAAAGTTATGGCTACCACGAAATCCGCATGCCAATACTTGAGCAAACAGAGCTCTTTAAACGATCAATTGGCGAAGTGACCGACATCGTTGAAAAAGAGATGTACACATTCAATGACCGGAACGGTGATAGCCTGACATTGCGTCCAGAGGGAACTGCGGGTTGTGTCCGAGCCGGTGAAGAAAATGGCTTGTTGTACAATCAAACCCAGAAGCTCTGGTACAAGGGCCCGATGTTTCGTCATGAAAAACCACAAAAAGGTCGTTATCGACAATTTCACCAGATTGGAGTCGAGTGTTTTGGCTTTGTCGGGCCAGACATCGATGCGGAGTTGATCTGTCTTACTGCAAGGCTCTGGAAAGCGCTCGGATTGATGGATGACGTTGAGCTCCAGATCAATACGCTGGGGAATAGTGAGTCCAGAGCGGCATTCAGAAAGGATCTAGTGGCCTATCTGTCTCAATATCGTGATCAGCTGGATGAAGACAGCCAACGTCGACTCGAGACTAATCCACTCCGGATTCTGGACAGTAAAAATCAGGAAACCCAGAAAATATTGCGTGAAGCTCCCGAATTTCATGATTACCTGGATACGGAATCAAAAGAGCACTTCAGTCAGCTATGTGCTTATCTCGATGCAGTGGGTATTCAGTATGTGGTAAACCCATTGCTGGTTCGCGGATTGGATTATTACTGTAAAACCGTATTTGAATGGGTTACAACCAAGCTGGGGTCACAGGGTACCGTTTGTGCCGGAGGGCGCTATGATGGTCTAGTGGAACAGCTTGGTGGCAAAGCAACACCGGCTGTGGGGTTTGCGATGGGTATCGAGCGATTAGTGCTGATGCTTGAAACCCTGGAGAAAATTCCCGAATCAGTTAATAGTGCTCCTGATGTTTACATCGTAGCTAATGGTGAAGGTGCGTCCACTTATTCACTAAAGGTTGCAGAACAGCTCCGGACGGATATTCCGAATGCTGTAATCGTGGGTAACTCCGGTGGAGGTTCGTTTAAAAGCCAGTTCAAAAAAGCGGACAAAAGCGGTGCCCGGTTTGCGTTAGTTATCGGTGAGTCAGAGGTGCAAGGGCAATCCGTTGTATTGAAGCACCTCAGGTCGGAAGATGAGCCACAGCGAACTTTAATATTAAATGAACTCAGTACTGAAATAATGTCATTACTGAATGACTAG
- a CDS encoding YfgM family protein, with product MEVHRTEEEQIDAIKKWWKSNGSSLIIGIGIALALVFGWQAFEKKMAAERYEASSLYQQVLEASNKMNLADGEDAEKTISTMNLLLDKLKDGHGDSVYASYAGMVLAKAYVAQGDFEKAENEVRWVLSQKLLPSYKAVVETRLARILSESGQFDDALAIVDGIKAGELFEPKRLEVKGDILVAKGDLNEARIAYQAAADLIEQKNEKSPLLELKLYDLSDENGLSGITSEFE from the coding sequence GTGGAAGTACATCGTACAGAAGAAGAACAAATTGATGCGATTAAAAAATGGTGGAAGAGCAATGGTAGCTCTCTGATTATTGGTATTGGTATCGCATTGGCGTTGGTATTTGGTTGGCAAGCATTTGAAAAAAAGATGGCGGCAGAGCGGTATGAAGCTTCGAGCTTGTATCAACAGGTGCTAGAAGCATCAAACAAAATGAACTTGGCTGACGGCGAAGATGCAGAAAAAACCATCTCAACGATGAATCTCTTGCTGGATAAATTGAAAGATGGGCATGGTGATTCCGTTTATGCATCGTATGCGGGAATGGTTCTTGCGAAGGCCTATGTCGCCCAGGGGGACTTTGAAAAAGCAGAAAACGAGGTGCGCTGGGTGCTATCTCAGAAACTTCTGCCTTCATACAAGGCTGTTGTTGAAACTCGATTGGCGCGTATATTGAGTGAGTCTGGACAATTCGATGACGCTTTGGCCATAGTTGATGGCATTAAAGCGGGCGAGTTGTTTGAGCCTAAGAGACTTGAGGTTAAAGGTGACATTCTGGTTGCTAAAGGCGACCTGAATGAGGCGCGAATAGCGTATCAAGCCGCAGCAGATTTGATCGAGCAGAAAAATGAAAAAAGCCCGCTGCTGGAGTTAAAACTATATGATTTAAGTGATGAAAACGGGTTGAGTGGTATCACCAGTGAGTTTGAATAA
- a CDS encoding PQQ-binding-like beta-propeller repeat protein, whose translation MSIKAAALILITGLISACSSDDVKEAPAELEDFIERVKIVEVWDKSIGEGTDGRYLFLKPAIYGDTLYVADTEGLLLAIDKKTGETKWQHKLLEDVSGGVTADDENLYYSTFNGDVVALRRASLAETEAGIFSGWWTEKPAPVEELWRQKLTSEALAAPQVNQRLVVVQTIDGKVTAFGKETGELSWRFESDEPVLSLRGTASPFVDDQLTVTGFANGELVALENSTGAPVWRTQVGVPSGRTELERLVDVDGKVLRYEQLMFSAAFNSNLKALDYFSGREFWSRALSSSKSVSNGYLSVYASTGEGRILSIDRNTKSVIWEQKKLAYRRLTSPVVFDGSVLVADFEGYIHALSQTDGSIIGRTEIDSDGIRTDMFVDDGVLYVYGNGGTLAALTLEILTAPKLKKKPDADE comes from the coding sequence GTGTCAATAAAAGCTGCAGCCCTGATTTTAATCACAGGGTTGATATCAGCTTGTAGTTCGGATGATGTTAAAGAAGCGCCAGCGGAGCTAGAAGACTTCATTGAGCGTGTAAAGATTGTAGAAGTCTGGGACAAGTCTATCGGCGAAGGTACTGATGGACGCTACTTGTTCCTAAAGCCGGCGATTTATGGTGATACTTTGTACGTAGCGGACACTGAAGGTCTGTTACTGGCGATAGATAAGAAAACCGGGGAGACTAAATGGCAGCACAAGCTGCTTGAAGATGTTTCCGGTGGTGTGACCGCGGACGATGAAAACCTGTATTACTCCACGTTTAATGGTGATGTGGTGGCGCTTCGCCGTGCGTCGTTGGCTGAAACTGAAGCGGGTATTTTTTCCGGCTGGTGGACAGAGAAGCCTGCCCCCGTGGAAGAGTTATGGAGACAAAAGCTAACCAGTGAAGCACTGGCTGCTCCGCAGGTAAATCAACGACTGGTTGTAGTCCAGACTATCGATGGAAAAGTCACCGCCTTCGGCAAGGAAACGGGTGAGCTTAGCTGGCGCTTTGAGAGTGATGAACCCGTGTTGTCGTTACGGGGGACTGCCAGTCCGTTTGTGGATGATCAATTGACTGTGACCGGCTTTGCGAATGGCGAGTTGGTGGCCCTCGAGAATTCAACGGGTGCTCCGGTATGGAGAACTCAGGTCGGAGTGCCATCGGGACGGACTGAATTGGAGCGTCTGGTTGATGTTGATGGCAAGGTGCTCCGATATGAGCAACTGATGTTTAGTGCAGCATTTAACAGTAATCTGAAAGCACTGGATTATTTTTCTGGCAGGGAGTTTTGGTCCCGAGCGCTTTCAAGTTCGAAAAGTGTGAGCAATGGTTATTTGAGTGTTTACGCCAGCACGGGTGAAGGTCGGATTCTGTCAATAGACCGGAATACTAAATCTGTAATCTGGGAGCAAAAAAAGCTCGCTTATCGGCGTTTGACCTCACCGGTTGTTTTCGATGGATCGGTTTTAGTCGCTGACTTTGAAGGGTATATTCATGCTCTGTCCCAGACTGACGGTAGCATTATAGGGCGGACAGAGATTGATTCCGATGGTATCCGAACGGATATGTTCGTAGATGACGGAGTGCTTTATGTATATGGAAATGGTGGGACTCTGGCTGCGCTGACATTAGAAATATTGACGGCTCCGAAATTGAAGAAAAAGCCGGACGCGGATGAATAG
- the der gene encoding ribosome biogenesis GTPase Der: MIPVIALVGRPNVGKSTMFNLLTRSRDALVADFAGLTRDRKYGEGHVEAGRFIVIDTGGITGEEQGIDAAMAEQSALAIAEANIVFFVVDAKAGLTSADELIAKLVRTQGKKTHLIINKIDGMNPDVAAADFYRLGFEHVHFTVASHNRGVRSLAEDVIREAIEEDQSDSESEDAGIKIGIVGRPNVGKSTLVNRLLGEERVVVYDHPGTTRDSIYIPYERMGKRFTLIDTAGIRRRKNVKEAVEKFSIIKTLQAIDDAHVVVLVLDARENIVEQDLHLLGFALDAGKSIVIAVNKWDGMNPESRSEVKAELTRRLHFVPFVNQHLISALHGTGVGNLYKSIEEAYDCSMAKWSTNMLTRILEDAVLEHQPPMVRGHRIKLRYAHQGGSNPPIVVVHGNQTTALPDSYKRYLENTFRKVLKVKGSPIRFEFKTGENPFANKKSKLTPRQQRTQNKRNDVSKPNRLGKAAKKKQAPRQR, from the coding sequence ATGATTCCTGTTATCGCGCTTGTTGGCAGACCAAACGTTGGTAAGTCTACGATGTTTAACCTGTTGACTCGCTCTAGGGATGCTTTGGTGGCGGATTTTGCTGGATTGACCCGCGACCGCAAGTATGGTGAAGGCCATGTTGAGGCTGGAAGATTTATTGTTATCGACACCGGTGGGATCACAGGTGAAGAGCAAGGTATTGATGCAGCTATGGCGGAGCAATCTGCTTTAGCAATTGCTGAGGCAAATATTGTATTTTTTGTTGTAGATGCGAAAGCAGGCCTCACCAGTGCTGATGAATTAATTGCGAAGCTGGTCCGGACCCAGGGTAAGAAAACGCATCTTATTATCAATAAAATCGATGGTATGAATCCAGATGTAGCAGCTGCAGATTTTTATCGATTAGGATTTGAGCATGTGCATTTCACCGTAGCGTCCCACAACAGAGGTGTACGTTCTCTGGCAGAGGATGTCATCCGAGAGGCAATCGAAGAGGATCAATCCGATAGCGAGTCTGAAGACGCTGGTATTAAAATTGGTATCGTAGGGCGTCCAAACGTAGGGAAATCGACGTTGGTAAACCGGCTGCTCGGTGAAGAGCGTGTTGTGGTTTATGATCATCCGGGAACCACGCGGGATAGCATTTATATTCCTTATGAGCGCATGGGTAAACGATTTACATTAATTGATACCGCTGGTATCCGCCGCCGCAAGAATGTTAAAGAAGCCGTGGAGAAGTTCTCCATTATTAAAACATTGCAAGCGATTGATGATGCTCATGTTGTGGTATTGGTTCTGGATGCCCGAGAAAATATTGTGGAGCAGGATTTACACCTTCTCGGGTTTGCGTTGGATGCAGGTAAATCCATCGTAATTGCGGTAAATAAATGGGATGGTATGAATCCAGAATCCCGTAGTGAAGTAAAAGCCGAGTTGACTCGTCGCTTACACTTTGTGCCATTCGTGAATCAGCATCTGATATCGGCACTACACGGAACAGGTGTAGGCAATTTATATAAGTCGATTGAGGAAGCCTACGATTGCTCAATGGCGAAATGGTCAACAAACATGCTGACACGCATTCTGGAAGATGCCGTGCTAGAGCATCAACCGCCCATGGTAAGGGGGCATCGTATTAAATTACGATATGCTCACCAGGGTGGTTCAAACCCTCCAATTGTCGTTGTTCATGGAAACCAGACAACCGCACTACCAGATAGTTATAAGCGTTACCTTGAAAATACATTTCGCAAGGTGTTGAAAGTGAAGGGCTCTCCGATCCGCTTTGAGTTCAAGACCGGTGAAAACCCTTTCGCCAATAAGAAAAGTAAACTCACACCACGACAGCAGCGTACTCAAAACAAGCGTAACGATGTCTCCAAGCCAAATCGTCTGGGAAAAGCCGCGAAAAAGAAACAAGCACCGCGGCAACGATAG